A single window of Falco rusticolus isolate bFalRus1 chromosome 16, bFalRus1.pri, whole genome shotgun sequence DNA harbors:
- the NFRKB gene encoding nuclear factor related to kappa-B-binding protein isoform X2 has product MDSLDHMLTDPLELGPCGEGNGTRIMEDCMLGTTRVSLPEDLLEDPEIFFEVVSLSTWQEVLTDAQQDHLKKFLPQFPENNREHQNKLISALFSGENFRFGNPLHIAQKLFRDGHFNPEVVKYRQLCLKSQYKRYLSSQQQYFYRLLKQILASRNYLLDLARKGGPDMNLRRKHVSPTYDTEERDRRAHRRYLKILREVKEECGDTTLSSDEEDLSSWPPSSPARCPSPPVPLRVIPTLSTLDMKTADKIELGENDLKMMLKKHHEKRKRQPDHPDLVTTDLTLEDIMTRVNAGRKGSLAALFDLATLKKKVKEKEDKKKKKLKIIKSEVEDLADSLSNADGIPPMSQDPSPIPLSSVKEEPLEEMKPCLGINEISSSFFFLLLEILFLEGPATLSVLEDKVLDWQSSPASALNNWFSFSPNWSELVLPALQYLTGDSRDVPSGFSPFVEFKEKTQQWKLLGTYQDHEKELAALFQLWLETKDQTFFKENEDSLDATTPVPRVTDYVVRPSTGEEKRVFQEQERYRYSQPHKAFTFRMHGFESVVGPVKGVFDKETSLNKAREHSLLRSDRPAYVTILSLVRDAAARLPNGEGTRAEICELLKDSQFLAPDVTSAQVNTVVSGALDRLHYEKDPCVKYDIGRKLWIYLHRDRTEEEFERIHQAQAAAAKAKKALQQKPKPPPKMKSSSKESSVKALPSSTSEPSQLSLSDSSMPPTPVTPVTPTAPALPATPISPPPVSVVNKSVSSAVSEPAKPSQSVLLVSSPTMPQLGTLLSTAQSSQTQPGPQPPPTRVVSHTTSSGLPQVRVVTAQSSLPAVSQQAPVVTQQQQPTSVPQIRVPATATQTKVLPQAVMTLPVKAQTSPVQVQRPGSSVAGQTGITVTGLSAAPSPAVKPVTSSPGSSATSTSSTTVIQNVAGQNIIKQVAITGQLGMKTQPGSGIPLTATNFRIQGKDVLRLPPSSITTDAKGQTVLRITPDMMATLAKSQVTTVKLTQDLFTAAAGSSASGKGISATLHVTSNPVQTADSPAKTSTATSASSSPAGSTVVKVTPDLKTAEPTSSAFRLMPALGMTVADQKSKAITTVASTEAKPAATIRIVQGLGVMPPKAGQTITVATHAKQVPSSSAVSVPGTVHTSAVSLPTMSATVSKAVAVASGAAGTPITIGTGATAVRQVPVSTTVVSTSQAGKLPARITVPLSVISQPVKGKSVVTAPIIKGNLGANISGLGRNIILTTMPAGTKLIAGNKPVSFLTAQQLQQLQQQGQATQVRIQTVPASHLQQGTVSGSTKAVSTVVVTTAPSPKQTQDQL; this is encoded by the exons ATGGATTCTCTGGATCACATGCTCACGGACCCCCTGGAGCTGGGACCTTGCGGGGAAGGAAATGGTACCCGCATCATGGAGGACTGCATGCTGGGGACCACCAGGGTCAGTCTGCCTGAGGACCTTCTGGAGGAC cCTGAGATCTTCTTTGAAGTTGTCAGCTTGTCTACGTGGCAGGAGGTCCTGACAGATGCGCAGCAAGACCACCTAAAAAAATTCCTGCCTCAATTTCCCGAAAACAACCGAGAGCATCAGAACAAACTCATCTCTGCATTGTTCAGCGGCGAAAACTTCCGTTTTGGAAATCCACTGCACATCGCCCAGAAGCTCTTCCGGG ACGGACACTTTAATCCTGAAGTTGTGAAATACCGGCAGCTCTGTCTTAAGTCCCAGTACAAACGCTACCTGAGCTCTCAGCAGCAGTACTTCTACCGTCTGCTCAAGCAGATCCTCGCTTCCCGCAAT TACTTGCTGGATTTAGCTAGGAAAGGAGGCCCTGATATGAACCTGAGGAGAAAGCACGTCTCACCAACATATGACACAGAAGAGCGAGACAGACGGGCACATCGGCGCTACTTGAAAATTCTGAGGGAAGTGAAAGAGGAGTGTGGAGATACTACCTTGTCATCTGATGAAGAAG ATCTAAGCTCCTGGCCTCCAAGTTCTCCGGCACGTTGCCCAAGTCCACCAGTTCCCTTGAGAGTGATCCCCACGTTGTCAACCTTGGACATGAAAACAGCAG aCAAGATAGAACTTGGGGAAAATGATTTGAAGATGATGTTGAAGAAGCACCATGAGAAACGAAAACGTCAACCT GACCACCCTGATCTAGTTACAACAGACCTGACTCTTGAGGACATTATGACTCGAGTAAATGCTGGCAGGAAAGGCTCCTTAGCAG CCTTATTTGACCTTGCGACCCTCAAGAAAaaggtgaaggaaaaggaagataagaagaaaaaaaagctgaagattaTTAAGTCTGAGGTGGAAGATTTGGCTGACTCTCTTAGCAATGCAGATGGAATCCCACCAATGTCTCAGGATccttcccccatccctctgtcATCTGTCAAAGAGGA ACCTCTTGAAGAGATGAAGCCATGCCTTGGAATAAATGAAATATCTTCtagcttctttttccttcttctggaGATCCTGTTTCTGGAAGGACCTGCTACTCTCTCTGTG cttgAAGATAAAGTTCTAGATTGGCAATCTTCTCCTGCCAGCGCACTAAATAACTGGTTCTCCTTTTCCCCTAACTGGTCTGAACTGGTTTTACCCGCCTTGCAGTACTTGACAGGTGACAGCAGAG aTGTTCCTTCTGGCTTCTCACCTTTTGTTGAATTCAAGGAAAAAACTCAGCAGTGGAAATTGCTGG GTACTTATCAAGATCATGAGAAGGAATTGGCAGCACTGTTTCAGCTCTGGTTGGAGACCAAAGACCAGACTTTCTTCAAA GAAAATGAAGACAGCTTGGATGCCACAACACCAGTTCCTAGAGT GACTGACTACGTAGTCCGACCTAGCACTGGAGAGGAGAAACGCGTGTTTCAGGAACAG GAACGTTACCGTTACAGCCAGCCCCACAAAGCTTTCACTTTCCGTATGCATGGCTTTGAGTCAGTTGTTGGTCCTGTGAAGGGGGTGTTTGACAAGGAAACTTCATTAAACAAAGCCCGAGAGCATTCTCTCCTGCGCTCAGACAGGCCAGCATATGTCACCATCTTGTCCCTTG tgcgTGATGCTGCAGCTCGCCTTCCTAATGGAGAAGGAACTCGTGCTGAAATCTGTGAGCTGCTTAAAGATTCCCAGTTCCTAGCTCCGGATGTCACCAGTGCTCAA GTTAACACTGTTGTTAGTGGTGCTCTGGATCGATTACATTATGAGAAAGATCCCTGCGTGAAATACGATATTGGACGCAAGTTGTGGATCTACCTGCACCGGGACAGGACTGAGGAAGAGTTTG AACGGATTCACCAGGCtcaagctgctgcagcaaaggctAAGAAAGCTCTTCAGCAGAAGCCAAAACCTCCACCTAAAATG aagtcTAGTAGCAAGGAGAGTTCTGTGAAAGCACTCCCCAGCAGCACATCAGAGCCCAGTCAGCTGAGCCTTAGTGACTCCAGCATGCCACCAACTCCCGTGACTCCTGTGACACCAACTGCACCGGCATTACCAGCAACGCCTATTTCACCCCCACCAGTCTCTGTGGTTAACAAGAGTGTATCTAGTGCTGTGTCAGAGCCAGCAAAACCCAGCCAAAG CGTTCTTCTGGTATCATCCCCTACCATGCCACAGCTCGGGACGTTGCTTTCCACAGCCCAGAGCTCGCAGACACAGCCTGGGCCACAGCCACCTCCCACCCGGGTGGTAAGTCACACCACCTCCTCAGGACTGCCACAGGTGCGGGTGGTCACTGCCCAGTCCAGCCTCCCCGCTGTGTCTCAGCAAGCCCCGGTGGtaacccagcagcagcaacctaCGTCAGTGCCTCAAATCCGCGTTCCTGCTACAGCCACGCAAACCAAAGTGCTTCCTCAG GCTGTGATGACTCTGCCGGTGAAAGCTCAGACCAGCCCAGTGCAGGTGCAAAGACCAGGAAGCTCCGTGGCAGGACAGACAGGCATCACTGTGACAGGGCTGTCTGCAGCGCCCAGTCCTGCTGTAAAGCCAGTAACCAGCTCTCCGGGCAGTTCTGCTACAAGCACCTCCTCTACCACTGTCATCCAGAATGTCGCTGGCCAGAACATCATCAAGCAG GTGGCTATTACAGGGCAACTTGGCATGAAGACCCAGCCCGGAAGCGGCATCCCACTCACAGCGACCAATTTTCGGATCCAAGGAAAGGATGTGTTGCGCCTGCCCCCGTCCTCTATCACCACAGATGCGAAGGGACAGACTGTGCTGCGTATCACCCCGGACATGATGGCCACCCTAGCCAAATCTCAAGTCACTACTGTCAAACTGACTCAGGACCTCTTCACAGCAGCTGCGGGAAGCAGCGCTAGTGGGAAAGGCATCTCTGCAACTTTGCACGTGACATCCAATCCAGTCCAGACTGCTGATTCTCCAGCCAAGACCAGCACAGCCACTTCTGCTTCTTCTAGCCCAGCTGGAAGCACGGTGGTTAAAGTGACTCCTGACTTAAAGACTGCAGAGCCGACAAGCTCTGCTTTCCGACTGATGCCTGCTCTGGGCATGACTGTGGCGGATCAGAAGAGCAAAGCCATAACAACGGTGGCATCCACTGAGGCCAAGCCGGCTGCTACTATCAGAATcgtgcaggggctgggggtgatgcCGCCCAAAGCTGGGCAGACTATTACTGTAGCTACTCATGCTAAGCAAGTGCCCTCTTCCTCAGCAGTGAGCGTGCCCGGCACAGTCCATACCTCAGCTGTCTCTTTACCAACCATGAGTGCCACAGTGTCGAAAGCAGTTGCTGTGGCCTCGGGAGCTGCTGGGACTCCCATAACTATAGGCACAGGAGCCACTGCTGTGCGGCAGGTACCCGTCAGCACCACAGTAGTATCTACATCCCAGGCA GGTAAACTACCAGCACGAATAACAGTGCCTCTGTCAGTGATCAGCCAGCCAGTGAAAGGCAAGAGTGTGGTGACTGCCCCCATCATCAAGGGCAACCTCGGAGCTAA CATCAGTGGATTAGGTAGAAATATCATCCTGACGACGATGCCAGCAGGGACAAAACTGATTGCTGGGAACAAGCCAGTGAGTTTTCTGACTGCACAGCAactacagcagctgcagcagcaaggccaGGCCACGCAG GTGCGAATTCAAACAGTACCAGCCTCCCATCTCCAGCAGGGAACAGTGTCTGGCTCTACTAAAGCAGTTTCCACTGTGGTTGTGACAACAGCTCCATCTCCAAAACAGACCCAAGATCAGCTGTGA
- the NFRKB gene encoding nuclear factor related to kappa-B-binding protein isoform X1 produces MDSLDHMLTDPLELGPCGEGNGTRIMEDCMLGTTRVSLPEDLLEDPEIFFEVVSLSTWQEVLTDAQQDHLKKFLPQFPENNREHQNKLISALFSGENFRFGNPLHIAQKLFRDGHFNPEVVKYRQLCLKSQYKRYLSSQQQYFYRLLKQILASRNYLLDLARKGGPDMNLRRKHVSPTYDTEERDRRAHRRYLKILREVKEECGDTTLSSDEEDLSSWPPSSPARCPSPPVPLRVIPTLSTLDMKTADKIELGENDLKMMLKKHHEKRKRQPDHPDLVTTDLTLEDIMTRVNAGRKGSLAALFDLATLKKKVKEKEDKKKKKLKIIKSEVEDLADSLSNADGIPPMSQDPSPIPLSSVKEEPLEEMKPCLGINEISSSFFFLLLEILFLEGPATLSVLEDKVLDWQSSPASALNNWFSFSPNWSELVLPALQYLTGDSRDVPSGFSPFVEFKEKTQQWKLLGTYQDHEKELAALFQLWLETKDQTFFKENEDSLDATTPVPRVRTDYVVRPSTGEEKRVFQEQERYRYSQPHKAFTFRMHGFESVVGPVKGVFDKETSLNKAREHSLLRSDRPAYVTILSLVRDAAARLPNGEGTRAEICELLKDSQFLAPDVTSAQVNTVVSGALDRLHYEKDPCVKYDIGRKLWIYLHRDRTEEEFERIHQAQAAAAKAKKALQQKPKPPPKMKSSSKESSVKALPSSTSEPSQLSLSDSSMPPTPVTPVTPTAPALPATPISPPPVSVVNKSVSSAVSEPAKPSQSVLLVSSPTMPQLGTLLSTAQSSQTQPGPQPPPTRVVSHTTSSGLPQVRVVTAQSSLPAVSQQAPVVTQQQQPTSVPQIRVPATATQTKVLPQAVMTLPVKAQTSPVQVQRPGSSVAGQTGITVTGLSAAPSPAVKPVTSSPGSSATSTSSTTVIQNVAGQNIIKQVAITGQLGMKTQPGSGIPLTATNFRIQGKDVLRLPPSSITTDAKGQTVLRITPDMMATLAKSQVTTVKLTQDLFTAAAGSSASGKGISATLHVTSNPVQTADSPAKTSTATSASSSPAGSTVVKVTPDLKTAEPTSSAFRLMPALGMTVADQKSKAITTVASTEAKPAATIRIVQGLGVMPPKAGQTITVATHAKQVPSSSAVSVPGTVHTSAVSLPTMSATVSKAVAVASGAAGTPITIGTGATAVRQVPVSTTVVSTSQAGKLPARITVPLSVISQPVKGKSVVTAPIIKGNLGANISGLGRNIILTTMPAGTKLIAGNKPVSFLTAQQLQQLQQQGQATQVRIQTVPASHLQQGTVSGSTKAVSTVVVTTAPSPKQTQDQL; encoded by the exons ATGGATTCTCTGGATCACATGCTCACGGACCCCCTGGAGCTGGGACCTTGCGGGGAAGGAAATGGTACCCGCATCATGGAGGACTGCATGCTGGGGACCACCAGGGTCAGTCTGCCTGAGGACCTTCTGGAGGAC cCTGAGATCTTCTTTGAAGTTGTCAGCTTGTCTACGTGGCAGGAGGTCCTGACAGATGCGCAGCAAGACCACCTAAAAAAATTCCTGCCTCAATTTCCCGAAAACAACCGAGAGCATCAGAACAAACTCATCTCTGCATTGTTCAGCGGCGAAAACTTCCGTTTTGGAAATCCACTGCACATCGCCCAGAAGCTCTTCCGGG ACGGACACTTTAATCCTGAAGTTGTGAAATACCGGCAGCTCTGTCTTAAGTCCCAGTACAAACGCTACCTGAGCTCTCAGCAGCAGTACTTCTACCGTCTGCTCAAGCAGATCCTCGCTTCCCGCAAT TACTTGCTGGATTTAGCTAGGAAAGGAGGCCCTGATATGAACCTGAGGAGAAAGCACGTCTCACCAACATATGACACAGAAGAGCGAGACAGACGGGCACATCGGCGCTACTTGAAAATTCTGAGGGAAGTGAAAGAGGAGTGTGGAGATACTACCTTGTCATCTGATGAAGAAG ATCTAAGCTCCTGGCCTCCAAGTTCTCCGGCACGTTGCCCAAGTCCACCAGTTCCCTTGAGAGTGATCCCCACGTTGTCAACCTTGGACATGAAAACAGCAG aCAAGATAGAACTTGGGGAAAATGATTTGAAGATGATGTTGAAGAAGCACCATGAGAAACGAAAACGTCAACCT GACCACCCTGATCTAGTTACAACAGACCTGACTCTTGAGGACATTATGACTCGAGTAAATGCTGGCAGGAAAGGCTCCTTAGCAG CCTTATTTGACCTTGCGACCCTCAAGAAAaaggtgaaggaaaaggaagataagaagaaaaaaaagctgaagattaTTAAGTCTGAGGTGGAAGATTTGGCTGACTCTCTTAGCAATGCAGATGGAATCCCACCAATGTCTCAGGATccttcccccatccctctgtcATCTGTCAAAGAGGA ACCTCTTGAAGAGATGAAGCCATGCCTTGGAATAAATGAAATATCTTCtagcttctttttccttcttctggaGATCCTGTTTCTGGAAGGACCTGCTACTCTCTCTGTG cttgAAGATAAAGTTCTAGATTGGCAATCTTCTCCTGCCAGCGCACTAAATAACTGGTTCTCCTTTTCCCCTAACTGGTCTGAACTGGTTTTACCCGCCTTGCAGTACTTGACAGGTGACAGCAGAG aTGTTCCTTCTGGCTTCTCACCTTTTGTTGAATTCAAGGAAAAAACTCAGCAGTGGAAATTGCTGG GTACTTATCAAGATCATGAGAAGGAATTGGCAGCACTGTTTCAGCTCTGGTTGGAGACCAAAGACCAGACTTTCTTCAAA GAAAATGAAGACAGCTTGGATGCCACAACACCAGTTCCTAGAGT AAGGACTGACTACGTAGTCCGACCTAGCACTGGAGAGGAGAAACGCGTGTTTCAGGAACAG GAACGTTACCGTTACAGCCAGCCCCACAAAGCTTTCACTTTCCGTATGCATGGCTTTGAGTCAGTTGTTGGTCCTGTGAAGGGGGTGTTTGACAAGGAAACTTCATTAAACAAAGCCCGAGAGCATTCTCTCCTGCGCTCAGACAGGCCAGCATATGTCACCATCTTGTCCCTTG tgcgTGATGCTGCAGCTCGCCTTCCTAATGGAGAAGGAACTCGTGCTGAAATCTGTGAGCTGCTTAAAGATTCCCAGTTCCTAGCTCCGGATGTCACCAGTGCTCAA GTTAACACTGTTGTTAGTGGTGCTCTGGATCGATTACATTATGAGAAAGATCCCTGCGTGAAATACGATATTGGACGCAAGTTGTGGATCTACCTGCACCGGGACAGGACTGAGGAAGAGTTTG AACGGATTCACCAGGCtcaagctgctgcagcaaaggctAAGAAAGCTCTTCAGCAGAAGCCAAAACCTCCACCTAAAATG aagtcTAGTAGCAAGGAGAGTTCTGTGAAAGCACTCCCCAGCAGCACATCAGAGCCCAGTCAGCTGAGCCTTAGTGACTCCAGCATGCCACCAACTCCCGTGACTCCTGTGACACCAACTGCACCGGCATTACCAGCAACGCCTATTTCACCCCCACCAGTCTCTGTGGTTAACAAGAGTGTATCTAGTGCTGTGTCAGAGCCAGCAAAACCCAGCCAAAG CGTTCTTCTGGTATCATCCCCTACCATGCCACAGCTCGGGACGTTGCTTTCCACAGCCCAGAGCTCGCAGACACAGCCTGGGCCACAGCCACCTCCCACCCGGGTGGTAAGTCACACCACCTCCTCAGGACTGCCACAGGTGCGGGTGGTCACTGCCCAGTCCAGCCTCCCCGCTGTGTCTCAGCAAGCCCCGGTGGtaacccagcagcagcaacctaCGTCAGTGCCTCAAATCCGCGTTCCTGCTACAGCCACGCAAACCAAAGTGCTTCCTCAG GCTGTGATGACTCTGCCGGTGAAAGCTCAGACCAGCCCAGTGCAGGTGCAAAGACCAGGAAGCTCCGTGGCAGGACAGACAGGCATCACTGTGACAGGGCTGTCTGCAGCGCCCAGTCCTGCTGTAAAGCCAGTAACCAGCTCTCCGGGCAGTTCTGCTACAAGCACCTCCTCTACCACTGTCATCCAGAATGTCGCTGGCCAGAACATCATCAAGCAG GTGGCTATTACAGGGCAACTTGGCATGAAGACCCAGCCCGGAAGCGGCATCCCACTCACAGCGACCAATTTTCGGATCCAAGGAAAGGATGTGTTGCGCCTGCCCCCGTCCTCTATCACCACAGATGCGAAGGGACAGACTGTGCTGCGTATCACCCCGGACATGATGGCCACCCTAGCCAAATCTCAAGTCACTACTGTCAAACTGACTCAGGACCTCTTCACAGCAGCTGCGGGAAGCAGCGCTAGTGGGAAAGGCATCTCTGCAACTTTGCACGTGACATCCAATCCAGTCCAGACTGCTGATTCTCCAGCCAAGACCAGCACAGCCACTTCTGCTTCTTCTAGCCCAGCTGGAAGCACGGTGGTTAAAGTGACTCCTGACTTAAAGACTGCAGAGCCGACAAGCTCTGCTTTCCGACTGATGCCTGCTCTGGGCATGACTGTGGCGGATCAGAAGAGCAAAGCCATAACAACGGTGGCATCCACTGAGGCCAAGCCGGCTGCTACTATCAGAATcgtgcaggggctgggggtgatgcCGCCCAAAGCTGGGCAGACTATTACTGTAGCTACTCATGCTAAGCAAGTGCCCTCTTCCTCAGCAGTGAGCGTGCCCGGCACAGTCCATACCTCAGCTGTCTCTTTACCAACCATGAGTGCCACAGTGTCGAAAGCAGTTGCTGTGGCCTCGGGAGCTGCTGGGACTCCCATAACTATAGGCACAGGAGCCACTGCTGTGCGGCAGGTACCCGTCAGCACCACAGTAGTATCTACATCCCAGGCA GGTAAACTACCAGCACGAATAACAGTGCCTCTGTCAGTGATCAGCCAGCCAGTGAAAGGCAAGAGTGTGGTGACTGCCCCCATCATCAAGGGCAACCTCGGAGCTAA CATCAGTGGATTAGGTAGAAATATCATCCTGACGACGATGCCAGCAGGGACAAAACTGATTGCTGGGAACAAGCCAGTGAGTTTTCTGACTGCACAGCAactacagcagctgcagcagcaaggccaGGCCACGCAG GTGCGAATTCAAACAGTACCAGCCTCCCATCTCCAGCAGGGAACAGTGTCTGGCTCTACTAAAGCAGTTTCCACTGTGGTTGTGACAACAGCTCCATCTCCAAAACAGACCCAAGATCAGCTGTGA